Genomic segment of Gammaproteobacteria bacterium:
CGAATTTCAGACTACACTGCCTATATGTATCTTGGAGAATTAATCGAGTTCGGCGTTACTGACAAAATATTCATAAAACCAACCAAACAAGAGACGGAAGACTATATTACCGGTCGATTCGGCTAAATTGGTAGAGAGGAAAAATAAACAAATGTTTACCAATAACCATATTACCAAACAGTACGATCAGGATCTGGATTCCATTCGTAATCGTGTGCTGCTCATGGGCGGTTTGGTGGAGAATCAGATTCACTCTGCAATTACCGCTTTCAGCGAGGGCAACACCGAAAAGGCAATTCAGGTGGATGTTGAGGACCATCGGGTTAACGCCCTGGAAGTGGCCATCGATTTAGACTGCACCCAGATTATTGCACGCTATCAACCAACCGCGATAGATCTACGCGTACTCGTGGGTATCAGCAAGATCGTCACCGACCTGGAACGTAGCGGCGATGAAGCCGCCAAAATCGCCCGTATGACCCAAGAGATCTACCGCCACGATATCTGCTGTAAGTCCTGCATTAATGACGTACGGGACATGGGCAATATGGCCGCCGGCATGTTACATACCGCCCTGGATACCTTTACTCACCAAAATGCGGTCGGAGCCGCTGGGATTGTACGTAATGACTTGGAGATCGACAGTAAATTCAAGGCTATCACCCGTCAATTGATCACCTTCGTGATGGAGGATCCACGCCTTATCTCCACTGCTATGGAGATGATGTGCATCGCCAAATCAATGGAGCGCATTGGCGACCATGCCAAGAATCTCGCAGAACAGGTGATCTACATCGTACGTGGCACAGATGTACGCCACGTGACCATTGAGCAGTTGGAACGAGAGGCCAAAGGATAGAAGGGTAGAGACCAAACCTAACAAAATAATCACCAGCGCAGATTCAATCTCCACTAACATTACGCTCATGACGAACTGCCACGTTTACCCACGGGTTGAAACCTACGGTTAAATTCATCAGGCTGCTGGAGAGTACTCAAGTCTTCCGGATACGGGCCGATACAGCCTGTTGGCCGGCACTAGGTCCCCCTGTTGCTTGTTAACGTGACAGATCCTTTTGGTTAGGAGATACCTCCATGTCAGTACAAACTATTTCTGCCCCACGCGCCAATACCTACCAGCCCTCTCAGTTTCAAACCCCTGCCCAACGGGGTTCCCAACAATCATCGAACGTATCCAGCGCCAAGAACATAATACCTCACCCCGTTGTCGCCGCCTCAAATTCCCCCAAGGCCAACACAGCTAAAAGCGATAACGACAACGATGACAGCCCTCGACTTGGCGGAAAGATTGATATTAAGACCTGACAGCAAAAACAAACGAGCGCGACGCATCCATCAAAACCCGCTGATGAATGCGTCGCGCTCTTGTTAATCCGCCCCTACTTTACTGCTCAAGCATACCCATTAGCAATCCGATGCTCGCAGCATCACTCGTCGCGCAACAGATACTCTGCGCCACAATAGGGACAACGTGCCCCACCCTTTTTCTCGACAGCCAGAAATACCTTTGGATGGGAATTCCACAGTGTGGTCCCAGGCATCGGACAATGGAGAGGCAGATCGGCACGGGTAACAGTATACAAACGCTGGGCATTAGACGCAACTGGCGCCTCCCATGGAGCAGCAGCGGTATGGGTCTCGTTCATGACATGGTCCTTTGAGAAAAGGAAAATCTGACAGGCGTAAGAACAGGAGAAAGCAACCTCCCCCCTTCTGTTCAAAGCACAGACAGTTGGGGAGAGACTCACGACTATAAAGGCGACGATCCGCCATGTTCTACATTCACACCAGACTCAGCCACTGGGGATAATGCTCACGCCGCCCCTGAACCTGGTCGAAAAACAAGGTCTGGAGACGCTCCGTAATGGGGCCTCGACCACCATTGCCGATCGCCCGTCCGTCCAGTTCACGAATCGGTGTAACCTCCGCAGCAGTACCGGTAAAGAACGCCTCATCCGCAATGTAGACCTCGTCGCGCGTAATCCGCCGCTCTTGGACATTCAATCCACTATCCTGGGCAAGACGGATCACGGTATCACGGGTAATGCCTTCCAAAGCCGAGGTCAGTTCAGGGGTAAAGAGGACGCCGTTGCGGACAATGAAAATATTCTCACCACTCCCCTCAGCCACAAATCCATTTACATCCAACAACAACGCCTCATCATGACCCGAGGAAATCGCCTCGCGCAGAGCGAGCATGGAATTGATGTAATTGCCAGTGGCCTTGGCCTTGCACATCGTCACGTTGACGTGGTGCCGGGTGAATGAAGAGGTATGTACTCGAATGCCGCGCTCGATTCCCTCCTTGCCCAGATAGGCTCCCCACTCCCAAGCGGCCACCATGACATGGACACGCAAACCGTCAGCACGTAGCCCCATACCCTCCGATCCGTAAAAACACAGCGGGCGGATATACCCCGATTGAAGACCATTTGCCCGTACCACCGCCTTTTGAGCCTCGTTCAATGTCGCACGATCGAAAGGAATGGTCATACCCAAGATGTGGGCCGAGCGAAACAACCGGGCAGTATGGTCTTCCAGACGAAAAATGACGGTCCCCCGTCCGGTTTG
This window contains:
- a CDS encoding zf-CHCC domain-containing protein yields the protein MNETHTAAAPWEAPVASNAQRLYTVTRADLPLHCPMPGTTLWNSHPKVFLAVEKKGGARCPYCGAEYLLRDE
- the phoU gene encoding negative regulator of the pho regulon — its product is MFTNNHITKQYDQDLDSIRNRVLLMGGLVENQIHSAITAFSEGNTEKAIQVDVEDHRVNALEVAIDLDCTQIIARYQPTAIDLRVLVGISKIVTDLERSGDEAAKIARMTQEIYRHDICCKSCINDVRDMGNMAAGMLHTALDTFTHQNAVGAAGIVRNDLEIDSKFKAITRQLITFVMEDPRLISTAMEMMCIAKSMERIGDHAKNLAEQVIYIVRGTDVRHVTIEQLEREAKG
- the ilvE gene encoding branched-chain-amino-acid aminotransferase, whose amino-acid sequence is MSMSDRDGFIWLDGEMVPWREAKTHVLTHSLHYGMGVFEGVRAYQTGRGTVIFRLEDHTARLFRSAHILGMTIPFDRATLNEAQKAVVRANGLQSGYIRPLCFYGSEGMGLRADGLRVHVMVAAWEWGAYLGKEGIERGIRVHTSSFTRHHVNVTMCKAKATGNYINSMLALREAISSGHDEALLLDVNGFVAEGSGENIFIVRNGVLFTPELTSALEGITRDTVIRLAQDSGLNVQERRITRDEVYIADEAFFTGTAAEVTPIRELDGRAIGNGGRGPITERLQTLFFDQVQGRREHYPQWLSLV